The following are encoded in a window of Apteryx mantelli isolate bAptMan1 chromosome 17, bAptMan1.hap1, whole genome shotgun sequence genomic DNA:
- the TANGO2 gene encoding transport and Golgi organization protein 2 homolog, protein MCILLFKFDPRPVSKNAYRLILAANRDEFYLRPSKSADFWDGSNEILSGLDMEEGKEGGTWLGISKKGKMAALTNYMQPKIDKNAKGRGALVTNFLTSDLDSYSYLKKVSVEGHLYNGFNLIAADLNTTKEDVICYYGNKGEPEPVFLNPGIYGLSNSLLDTPWKKLQYGKQLFTEVIKRSQDLTKEDLVQELLAVMNNQEPQLPDPAIEDQGRDYIRPILNKYAAVCVRCPGYGTRTNTVILIDSEGEVTFTERNMINADVNQWKTSTYEFKLQI, encoded by the exons ATGTGCATCCTTCTATTCAAATTTGACCCTCGACCAGTTTCAAAAAATGCATACAG GCTTATTCTAGCAGCTAATAGAGATGAATTTTACCTCAGACCGTCCAAATCAGCAGATTTTTGGGATGGCAGCAATGAAATCCTTAGCG GTCTGGatatggaagaaggaaaagaaggtgggaCATGGCTAGGAATCAGTAAGAAAGGCAAGATGGCAGCCCTGACAAACTATATGCAGCCAAAGATTGACaaaaatgcaaaaggaagag GTGCTCTTGTAACAAACTTCTTGACTTCAGATCTGGACAGCTATTCTTACTTGAAGAAAGTTTCAGTAGAAGGACATCTTTACAATGGATTTAACTTAATAGCAGCTGACTTGAA taccaccaaagaagatgtaatttgctACTATGGAAACAAAGGAGAACCAGAACCTGTTTTCCTAAATCCTG gaATATATGGATTGAGTAATTCTTTGTTGGATACACCATGGAAGAAACTTCAATATGGGAAGCAGCTTTTCACAGAAGTGATCAAGAGAAGTCAAGACCTTACCAAAGAAGACTTGGTGCAGGAGCTCCTTGCAGTGATGAATAATCAAGAGCC tcagTTACCAGATCCTGCAATTGAAGACCAAGGGAGGGATTACATACGTCCTATATTAAACAAATATGCAGCTGTGTGTGTTCGATGCCCTGGCTATGGAACAAG GACTAACACAGTCATTCTCATTGATTCAGAAGGAGAGGTTACTTTCACAGAGCGCAACATGATCAATGCAGATGTCAACCAGTGGAAAACAAGCACCTATGAATTCAAACTACAGATTTAA